GTAGCCCTTCTTCGTGAGAATATCGGCGACGGGCTTCCAGCTCGATGCATCGACAAACGCGCCATGGACAAGGACAATATTGTGAGTCGCCCCCTTGGGCAGCTCTGTGGCGCGGGCAGCGGCCAATGTCGTTGCAGACATCAGGGCTGCGGCCAGGGACAGAACAACACCTTGCATAACAACTCCTGCCGACGGGCGGATAAAGCGAGGTCGCGGATGTTCAAGCGCTGCGAATTGTCCACGTCCTGAACCTTGCGTCAGGAACGATGGACGATTGCACGATGCGTCAACGCCCTCGGTAGGACCTAATATGACGGCACCTCGAACGGTAGAGCTTGATCGTCCGCGTGTTGTGTCCGATCGTCCGGGACCTTATCGTCGCTGTTATGGACGTCCTCGCCGAAGTACTCGACCGCGTGCGCCTGGGGGGGACCCTGCTGTTCCATTTCGAGCTCGGCCATCCCTGGAACCTGGCCCTCCCGCAACGCCCGTACGCGCTGTTCCATTACGTCAGCCATGGCTCGGCGACGCTCGCGCTTGATCAGGAGCGAGAATTCCACATGAGCGCGGGCGACCTTGTCGTAATCTCGCGTGGCGAGCCTCACGAATTCTATTCGGATCGCCGAGCGGAACCGTTCTCGATCACAGATCTGGATCGGTCGTCCGCGCATCACGGCATTGTTCGCCATGGCGGCAGCGCCCCGCCCTGTTCCACGATGATTTGCGGCAAGTTCACCGTGGCACAGCCATCGCGGAGCAGCCTGTTGGAATTGCTTCCGCCCGTCCTCCACCTCAAGTCGACGGAGGAGGGTGCGTGGCTCGAACTGATCCTGCAGCGCATGGTGCGTGAGTCGGCGCAGCCGCGCCCCGGTCAGGACGTGGTCCTTTCCCGATTGACGGAGGTCCTCTTCGTCGAGGTGCTGCGAAGCTGGTCGACATCGCTGCGTCCCGGCGAAGGCGGCTGGCTCGGGGCGATCACGGACCCGCATATCGGACCGGCGCTTCGATTGATCCACAAGCACTTGGATCGGTCCTGGACATTGGACGAGTTGGGACAGCAGGTCGGGCTCGGTCGCTCGGCGTTCTCGGCTCGCTTCACCAAGCTCGTCGGCCAATCGATGTACCGCTATCTGATCGCGCGACGGATGTCGGAAGCTGCCTTCTTGCTCGAGACGAGCGACCTGGGAATTGCACGCATTGCGACCGGCGTCGGCTACAAGTCCGTCGCCGCGTTCTCAAAGCTTTTTCACCGGCATCATGGTCTATCACCTGGCCGTTACAGAGCGACCCGACACGTCGAAGGGGATGCGCAGCCGGAGAACGGCCTGTAACGCCGGTACTTCGACCGGCCGAAGTCCGGGCCAGGCGGAGCAGGCCGGTCCCGCATCGGCGGCGCTTCCCCGGAGCGGTGGAGCGCCTGGCGTGACGAGAGCCGCAACCAGCCTGCCCGGGTGACCCGATCCACCTCGGTCATCCGCGCCACCGGTGTCGGGTGGGAGGCAAGCTGCGGTCAGATCCGCGTCAGCCGCGAGGCCAGATGCCCGAGCGCCGGCGCGGAGGCGACTGCGCGCACCAGCTGCCTGGCGGCTTTGGGGGTCTCCGCCGCGCGCCAGAGCCATCCGGCCAGAGTGATCGGGACGGACGACCTTCGCGAGAACGATCGCTGAAAGCGTTCGGCCGGCTCGCCGCGCACGATCGCGGTGGCCGCGGCTAAGCCGCTGCACAGCGCAATGGCGATTCCTTCGCCCGCGAGAGACGGGATGACTCCGGCCTGATCCCCGATCCGGTAGAGGTTCGCCGGTCCGGCACCCGCGCGCCAGCCGTAGGGTACGTTCGCGACCGCTTGGGCGCGCCCGAGCGTCGCCGCGGCCAAGCGCAGACCGAGGGCGGGCGATTCCTCCGCGACAGCCTGGAGGAACCGATCCGGTCCGCCGTCGACCTCGCTGAGGCGGCTTCGTCGGACGGCGAGGCAGAGGTTGGCACTGCCATCCTCCTGGATGACCAATCCGGCATATCCGCCGCGGAACAGGTGCAGCTCCACCCGGTCGGAGAGCAACGTCGCGAGCGCCCGGCTCGCACCCAGGCGCCAGCGCAGCCCGACCGCGGCGTCCCCGTCCGGACGCGGGCGCAAGACACCGCGCAGATCATGCTTGCCGGTCGCGAGGATCGTGCAGGGCGGGTGGATCTCGCCCCCGTCGACAAGACGCACCCGGCCCTCCGCCAGGGCCCGCGCCCCGATCCCGGTCTCGATCGCCGCGCCCGCCGCCCGTGCGCGCGCGCGCAGGGCCTCGTCGAGGACGCGGCGCGAGAGGGCGACGGCAGGTGCGGGCAGCCGAGCTTCGGCTCCGTCCTGCCCCGAGAACAACGCCAGCGCCCCGACACGATGAGCGCCAAGGGAAACGGGATCGACGCCCAGATCGATCAGGCGCCGGGTCGTCGTCCAGCTCAGGAAGCCGCCGCACAGAGCATCCTGCGCTTCGGGATTACGTTCAATCAGCAATGGCCGCAGGCCCGCCCGGGCAAGTCCGATGGCGGCGGCGGCACCGGCCGGGCCGCCCCCGATGATCAGCGGAGGCGCTCGATGCATAGCCGGAACGGGAACCAACGGGTGACAGAGGCTTCGGCGATTCCGGCCTCGGCCAGGACCGGCGGCCATTCCGCCGGCCGGTATGCGCGCGCGATCGAGAGGGTGCCGTCCTCGCGGACGATCCGATGCCATCCCATGGCCCGAGCCAGGATCGGAAAGCCCGCATAGGGCAGGGCGTGGCGATGCAGGTCGTTGATCAGCCAGCCGACACGCGCCTCGCGCTCCATGAAGCGAAGGAACGCCAGCAGTTCCGCGTGGTCCATGTGGTGCGCGACGAGGCTCGACACGATAACATCCCAGCCCTGTCCGGCGAGGTCCGCGTAGGCGCCGGTCCGGTACTCGATGCGGAGCGCGCGGTCGGTTGCCGCCCGGGCGACCGGCGCCGAACGGGGGTTGATGTCGATCCCGAACAACTCCACGGGCACGCCCTCCCTGGCCGCCCAGCGCGCGATCCGACGCAGCATGTCGCCCTGCCCGAAACCGACGTCGAGGAGCCTGAGGCGCCCGGCGCGCCGGGCCGCCCGCCTCAGGAAAGCCAAGGTTGGCCGCGCCGCCAGCGTCCATCGGTTGACGCGCGCGAGGTCGGCAAGGAGCGCGGCGTATGCGGCCTCGGGCAGATCCGGAGCATCCATCTGTTCTTGGTCCGAAGCCCGGACGGCCAGCGAGCGAGGGCGCGCGGGCTCGTGCCGCCCGGCGGTTCCAGAGGGCCCGGAACCCTGCGGAGCCGGTGCTCTGTCGGGGCTCCGCGTCGGCGGCTCCGGCCATCGCTCGATCCCGGTGTCAGTCGTCGTTGGCATCGAACACCTCTCCCGCGTCGACATCGAAGGACGCCTCGCGCACCGGAACGCCCGCGACCTGCGTCGGGAGACGGGCGGAATCCGGGCGCCGACATCCCGCCCGGTATTGCAACGTCTTCGAATGACGGCCGGCGAGCCCGGGATGCCGGACCCGGGCGCCGGGAGCGCGGAGCTAGGCCGCCTTTTGGAACATCATCGTTTCGGCGACGAGGCCCGGGCCGAACGCCATCGCACAACCGACCTCACCCGCCTTCGCCTGATCCATGAGCGCGGCGAGCACGAACATGACGGTCGCCGACGACATGTTGCCGAACCGACGCAAGATATCGCGCGAGACCGCCAACGCGCTGGGCGGCAGCGCGAAGGCGCGCTCCACGGCGTCGAGCACGGTTCGGCCGCCCGGATGGACGGCCCAGGCGCCGACGTCCGGAATCCGATGTCCCGCCAGGAACTCGTCCGCGCGACCGCTGATCCCTTCCTGCACTGCCGCGGGCAGGCGGCCCGACAGGACCATGTCGAACCCGGATTCGCGGATATGCCAGGTCAGGAGCTGTCGCGTGTCGGGCGTGAGCAGGGCGTTGAACGCGTCGAGCCTCAGCCCCGTCGGATCGGCGGAGACGATACTGGCAGCGCACCCGTCCGCGAAGAGGAGGAATGTCAGGATCTGCTCGAGATCAGAGGTCTCCTGCAGGTGCAGCGTGCAGAGCTCGATGCTCAGCACCAGGACCCGGGCCTGCGGCTCCGAACGAACGATGTGCCGCGCGATCTTCAGGGCGTTGATCGCGGCGTAGCAGCCCATGAAGCCGACCATCGTCCGCTCGACCGACCCCCTGAGACCGCAGCGCTCGATGATGTCGATGTCCAGCCCCGGTGCCGAGAAGCCGGTGCAACTCGACACCACGAGATGAGTGATGCGGTCCCGCTGATCGCCGAGTTGGAGTTTCTCGACCGCACGCGTCGCGAGCGCAGGGGCGTGCTCCTCGTAGAGTCGCATGCGGGCCGCGGTCGTCGGGAAGCTCCCGGGTCGGTAGAGGCCGTCGGCATCCACGGCGTCGTGGCCCGGGTCGAGCCCGGGCGCGAGGCAGGAATACCGATGCTCGATCCCGCTGCGCTCCACCATGCGGTCCAGGATGCGCAGCTTGTGCCGGTCGTCGGCGAGCTGAGATCGGGCGAAGGCCGCGAAGGCCGCGTGGACGTCGTGGGGCGGGACGGCCGTCTCGATGCGGTTGAGGTAGGCTTCCGTCATGGCTTCGGCTCCAGGCTCGGCTCGGCGCGTCTGCGAACGAGCAGCAGGGCGGCAATCGCGACCACGTTGAGGGTCCCGACGAGCATCCAGGCATCGCCGATCGAAGCGGTCAGGGCCGCCTTCTCGATGAGCGGCGCGACGAGGGCGCGCGTCGCTTCGCTGTCCGGCTTGCCCGACTGGGCCGCGAAAACGGCCGGCGGGATGCCAACAAGTTTCGCGGCGTCGAGATCGCCGGACGCGAGTCGCGCGACGAGATCGGATACGTGGCCGGGGATCCGCCCGTAGATCACGGTGTCGATCAGCGAGAGGCCGACGGCACCGCCGAGATTTCGCATGAGGTTGAACAGCCCGCTGGCATCCGGAACGCTCTCGGTCGCCAGATGACCCAGCGCCAACCGTGTCGGCGCCAGCAGGCAGAACATGATGGCGAGCCCGCGTACGATCTGCGGGACGACCAGCGCGCCAGGATCCATCGAGGCCGTCTGGGTCGTGCTCAGGAACGAGCCGACCGCGAACAGACCGAATCCGAGGACGGCGAGCACGGTCGCGTCGACGCGCTCGTCCAGGGCGACGGCGAGTGGAGACGCGGCGAGTTGCGCCAGGCCGGTGACGAGCATGATCTCGCCGATCGCGAGCGGCCTGCGTCCCTGCACGTAGCCGAGGAAGACCGGCATGAGGTAGACGCAACCGTAAAGGCCCACCCCGCACGCGAAGCTGAGTGCCGAGCCCACGGCGAAGCGGCGATCCGCGAACATCCGGAGCTCGACGAGCGGATGGGCCGCCGCCAGGGTACGGCGGACGAACACGAGCGCGGCCACCGTGCTCGCGCCGAGATGTGCGACGGCTGCAGGCGCCACCCAGCCGGATTCCGGGGCCGCCTTGAGGCCGAGCTCCAGATTGCACAGGGCGACGGCCAGGAGCCCTAGGGCTGTCACATCGAGTTCGCCGAGCCGTCCGCGCCGCCGGTCACGCGGCAGCAGCCAGTACCCGCCGATGGCCGAGACGAGACCGGCGGGCACGTTGATCAGGAACAGCCAATGCCAGGTCGCCGTCTCAGTGATCCAGCCGCCGACGACGGGGCCGGCGGTCGGGGCGAGGACGGCGAGCGTTCCCGCGACGGCCGTGGCGATGCCCTGGCGGTTCGGCGGGAACAGCAGGAAGACGGCTGAAAACACGGTCGGGATCAACGCGCCCCCGGACGCGCCCTGGAGCGCGCGCCAGACGATGAGCGAGGCAAAGCCGCCGCTCGCGGCACAACCGCACGACGCGAACGTGAACAGGGTCACCGATGTCACGAAGAGCCGGCGCATGCTCGCCAGGCGCGTGAGGGGACCCGTGAGCGGAATGACGAGCACCTCGGCGGTAAGATACGCCGTCTGGACCCAGCTGACCCGGTCCGGCGGGATCCCGAGACCCGTCTGGATCCGCGGAAGGGATGTCGCGACGATCTGGATGTCCAGGATGGCGATGAACATGCCGACGCACAGGATGGCGAAGCCGGCCCATGTTCGGGGCCCGGCGGTCGGCGCAGGCGCACTGGCCCCACCCCGGTCCGTTGGAGCCGGTCGATCGGCGGCGTCCGCGACGTCGCGGACGATCGGAACGGCAGCCCGGGCCGCGTGCTGGATATCGGGCATCCGCGAGCGAACGGCACCGACGGGACGCGGCGCCATTTCAGGGGCGTCCAGCCGCGGGCAGGCGGCCCGCCGGCGTCACGGCGTCCGAAATCACGGCGATCCTCATGTGACCCCTCTGAGCGACAGACCGTCCGCCGGCTCGCGGTCCATAGATCAGTTCGTGGCCCCCGGCGTCATCCTGTGAAATCTGACAGGCTTACGTCGGGCGGGGCGGGCCTAAGCCTTCGAAGCCGGGCCACCGGGTCCGCTGGGGGGATCGCCATGTCGTTGCTGCGCAAGACCCTGGCTTGGCGCCACTCCCTGGTCGCGAAGCTGGGTCTCATGGTGCTCCTCTTCATGGCCGCGACGGAGGGCGCCCGCCTCCTCAGCCTGGATCGGCTCGAACATGCCGACGCGCTCTCCCGCGAGATGCACCACCGCTGGCTAGAGCGCATCCGGGTCCTCGGGAGTCTGAACCACGGGATCTCGGACGCGCGCACCGCGGAGGCCGAAATCCTTCTCGGCCCGGATCTCGCGGACCGCCCCGATCGCCTGGCGTCGCTGCAGCGCGTGTCCGCCCATCTCGCGGAAGTGATGACACGCTATGCGGCGCTGCTCCGGCGAGGCGAGGACCGGAGCGAGCTCGTGCGGCTGCAAGACCTGTGGCGCGCGCACGCAGCCGTGGCGGAGCGCGTGGCCGCGCTGAGCCGGGACGGCGAGGCCGACCAAGGAATCCTGCTGTTCAACGGCGAGTCGAAGATCACCTTCGACGCGGCCCGCGACGCCGCCTTCAGGCTAACGCTCGCTACAGAGGCGCGCGCGGAGGCCGACCGCGGCCGAGCAGCCGCGGCCATCGCGGAAGCTCAGGACTGGGTCTCCGACCTGATGCTCGGGACCCTGGCCCTGTTCTTCGCCATCACGGTCTACGTCTGGCGCGCCATCTCGCAGCCGCTCCTGCGGCTCGCCGATCGCATGCGGCGTCTCGCGGATTACGAGACCGACTTCGCGCTCCCCGACGAGAAGCGGCCAGACGAGATCGGGGCGATGGCGCGAGCGCTTGCGGTGTTCCGGAGCAATACCACCGAGCTTCTTGAGTCGCGCAAGCGCCTAGCCATACAATCCGGGGCGCTAAGCACCGCCCTGCAGAAGGAGCGGGCGCTCGCCGTTGAGCAGCGCAACTTCATAACGACGGTCTCGCATGAATTCCGCACGCCGCTGATGGCGATCGACGGGAACGCGCAGCGGCTGATCGCGACCAAGGACCGGGCCAAGCCGGGCGACATCGCCGATCGGGCACACCGCATCCGGTCCGCCGTGTTCCGGATCGCGAGCCTGATGTCGGGCCTATCGCGGGCGCTGGAGGATACCGGCGGAAACCTCCGCCCGCGCATGCGCCGCTTCGATCTCGCCGCGATGCTGCGGTCGTTGTGCCGGTACTATCGCGAGATCGGGATGAGTGGTGAGTTGGTCGAAGACATGTCGGATGCATCGCTGGAGATCGTCGGCGATCCCGACCTTTTGCATCTGGCCGTCAGCAATCTTCTCTCGAACGGGTTCAAGTATGCGTCGGACAGCGACCCCGTCCGACTGCGGGCATACCCGTCCGGCGCCGGCGTCGAGATCGTCGTCGAGGACGAGGGCGTGGGCATCCCGCGCGGCGAGATCGGACGCATCCGGGAGCGCTACTACCGGGCGAGCAACGTCGGCACGATACCGGGCACGGGGATCGGGCTGAGCCTCGTGGAGGAGATCGCACGCCGCCATGGCGGCCGCCTCATCATCGAGAGCGAAGAGGGCCGCGGAACCCGTGCTATGCTGGCGCTGCCGCGAGACGGGGCGCTGTCATCCCCGGAGCCGGAGCATGCCTAGGATACTCTGCGTTGAGGACGACGAGGAAACGGCGAGCCTGGTCGCGGAAGCCCTGGTCGACCTCGGCTACACGGTGGAACGCGCCTCGGACGGGGAGGCGGGTTTGTCGGCCATCCAAATGTCACCTCCGGACCTGGTCCTGTGCGACGTGCGCATGCCGGGGATGAACGGCCTGGACTTGCTCGAGCAACTGGCTGCGGCTGCCCCGCACCTCGCGCGGATCCCTTTCGTGTTCCTCACGGCGCTCGACGATCGCGGCAGCGAGATCGCCGCGCGCCGGAAGGGCGCGGATGACTACCTCACCAAGCCGGTCGACTTCGAGATGCTGGCTGTCGTGGTGGAGCATCGTCTCCGCGCGGGTCGAGGCGGGCAGGGCCAAGACGCGTTCGGCCATCTGACCGGCCGGGAACGGGAAGTGTTGACCTGGGCCAGCCGCGGGAAGACGTCCGCGGAGATCGCCCTGATCCTCGATCTGCGGGAGCGAACCGTCAACTTCCATTTCGACCAGGCCATGAAGCGCCTGAACGTCGTCAATAGAACGCATGCGGTGGCCCGTGCGCTCTCGTTGCGGTTGATCGATTGACGGATTTGGGCCGCGTGAACGGTTCCGGCAGACCGTCTGGTCGCGCGCTCCCCATGATGATGTCCTTCTTGCGATAGGACATGCGCCGGTCCTTGCCTGCAGCCCGGGGCAGCCGTGGCTCGGATCAGCATGCGTGGGACTGTCCGGTCAGCGACGTCCTTGGGGTTGGCCGGCAGCCTCAAGGATGAGGTCCGCGACGTATGGTGCCTGCGAAATTAGGGACAGGTGGCTCGCCGCGAGTTCCACGGTCTTCGCGCTCATGCGCTTGGCCATGAACCGTTCGAGGTCCGGGTTGATGGTCCGGTCCTCGGTCGACACGGCGTAGAAGCTCGGCTTCGATCGCCACGCCGCCTGGGTTGTCCTCCCGGCCAACAACGCCTTGTGGAACGGCTGCTGGACCGCGAACAGAACCTTGGCTCGGTCCGCCGGTAGGTCGCCCGCGAAGTCTCTCAGGAAGGCCGCCTCGCTCAGGCGCCCCTCGTCGCCGTCGAACACAATTCCGGCCGAGGCCGGCGGCGTCGGATAGGTCTTGGCCAGCGCAGTGTAATCCTCGCCGGCATCGGGCGCCCGGGCCGCGACGTAGACGAGGGCGGACACCTTCGGGTCGATCCCGGCCTCGGTCACGATCATGCCGGAGAACGAGTGGCCCACGAGGACGATCGGTCCCTCCTGCCGGGCCAGAACCCGCCGTGCGGACGCGACGGCCTCCTCGAAGGTGGTCAGCGGGTTCTGCACGGAGGTGACGTTCAGGCCCTTCTCCTGCAGCCGCGGGATCACCTCGGACCAGCACGACCCGTCGGCGAACAGTCCGTGGACCAGGACGACGCTGCGCGCACGCGGCAGATCCTGGGCCGGCGCCGTCCCGGGAAGCAGCGCGGCGGCGGCGCCGGCGAAGAGCGTTTGGCTGAACAGTCTCCGAGTCATCATGGCGGCCATCTCCGTTCCGGTTCGACAGGTGCAGGATGTGCCGTCCCTGTTCGTCGCCGGTGCAGGAAGGATACATCCGTTGCGGCCGGCGACCGCTGTGGGCAGAGGCGGGCGGCCACAATCTCCGTCTGCAGATAGATCTCACGTAACTGTTGAATGCGAGCGCTCCAGCGCGGCGAGCCGACCGGCCTTCAACCGTATTGCGCGCAGCTGCAGCCGAGAGCATGCGCATTACACCGCCCCCCGACGGAGGGACGCATCGTCGAGTGAACCGCGAAGTGTCCACTTCGATACCCGGGCTATCCGAGAGCGGACCTGCCGCTCTCGGCCAGAACCGTTTGCGACACGGATCATCGCTCGTCCGGAGACCACTCGGGGCTGTAGCCCCCGAGGGTCGGGTGATACATCTCGTCGCCGGAATGCTGCGTGAACTCCACGTTGAGGCGATCCTTGTGCAACCCGAGGATCTCGATGCAGTGGGCGCACAGCGCCTTGGCGACTTCCATCCGCAACTCGGCCGAGCGTCCCTTGCGGATGTCCAGCATCATCACGGACACCGGCACCGGCGCGCCGCCGGCCTCCGGTATCCGCCACACGCCGCCCTCGCCGAGTTCGCGGATGGCGACGCTGATCCGCCTGATGTCGACCGACATCATCTCCGCATAGGTCTGGCTCATCTGCGCCGCGAGGCGCTTCTTGGAGGCCACGGAATGCGGGCCGGTCACGTCGAGCTGGAGGTACGGCATGGATGGCCTCCAGGCTCAGGCCGCGTTCGACGTCGCAAGCCCGTAGCGCGCCGACGGCTTGGCGTTGCCGAACTTGGCGGCCATGGCCCGGCGATCCTCCTCCCAGCGCGTCCAATCGGACTCATCCTGCAGTCCTGGGATGGTGACAAGCTCGCCCTGATCGAGACCGGCCAAAGCCGCGTCGACCAGATCGGCCGCCGACATGGTGATCGCCGATGTCTTCTGTGCCGCGTAACCGGCGACATCCCAGAACTCTGTAGCCGTCGCGCCGGGCAGCACGGTCTGGACGCGCACGCCCTTGTCCGCGAGGTCCTTCTGCAGCGCGTGGCCGAAGCTGAGGACGTAGGATTTCGAGGCGCTGTAGACGCCGTTCAGCATCTCGACCGCGATGCCGACGACGGACGAGATATTGATGATTGTCCCTGATCCGCGCGCCACGAAAGCAGGAGCGACCGCATAGGTCAGGCGGGTCAGCGCGGTGATGTTGAGCTGGATCATCGCGTCCATCGTTTCCACGTCGGCCTGAAGGGTCGAGGCGACGGAGCCGATGCCCGCGTTGTTCACGAGCATGGTGATGCTCGCGTCCTCGCGCAGGCGAGCCTCCAGGCGCGCGAGATCGTCTTTGCGTCCCAGATCGGCCTTGAACGGCTCAACCTTGCGCCCCGTCTCGCGGGTCAGGCGGTCGGCCAGCGCCTGCAGGCGCTCATCGTTTCGAGCGACTAGCAGCAGGTCATACCCCCGTCTGGTGAGGCGGTCGGCGTAAACCGCGCCGATGCCGGCAGATGCACCGGTCACGACAGCGAGGCCCTTCGTGGATTGAGTGGTCATCGTCGCTCTCCTCTTTCTTCGCGCCACGGGTTGGCGGCGCTCGATGGGAGAAAGCTACCGTTGCCCTTGAGCGGCGCAAATGTCATAGTTGCGTCGATTTAGGTCATAGAGGCGGGCATGCAGCGCGTCGGCTTCGTCGTCTATCCGGGGTACTCGATGATGGCGCTGGCGGCCGTGCCGGCCTTCGAGGTCGCCAATCTCGCGGCGGACGCGGCAACCTACGACATCCACTTCATCTCCGAGCATGGCGGTCCGGTCGGCACCTCGGCCGGCATGAACGTGGAGACGGAGGCATTCGGCGAAACGCCCTTCGACACGCTCATCATCGGCGGCGGCACCTTCGTGCAACCGTCGACGCCCGGGCTCGTCGCGCTCGTTCAGCGCGCGGCCGAAAACGCCCGGCGCGTTGCCGCCATCTGCACAGGGGCCTTCGTCCTCGGCGAGGCCGGCCTGCTCGACGGACGGCGGGTCACGACGCACTGGATGCACGCGCGGGAGCTACAGTCCCAGTTTCCGGATTGCTCGGCCGACACGGACCGCATTTTCATCAACGATGGCCCGATCTGGACGTCGGCGGGCATGAGCGCTGGCATCGACCTCGCGCTTGCTCTGATCGAGGCGGATCTCGGCCACGCGGTGACGAAGGAGATCGCTAAGAAGCTCGTGCTCTACCATCGCCGGGCCGGTGGCCAGTCGCAGTTCTCGACCCTGCTCGACCTCGACGCGAAGTCGGACCGCATCCAGGCGGCCCTGACCTATGCCAAACAGAACCTCCACCGCCCGCTCTCGGTCGAGGAGTTGGCGCAAGCCGCCCACCTGAGCCCGCGCCAGTTCAGCCGTGTGTTCCATGCCGAGACCGGCCAGTCGCCGGCCAAGGCGGTCGAGAACCTCCGGGTCGAGGCCGCGCGCGTTTTGATGGAGCGCAGCCGGCATCCCATCGACGCCGTCGCCGACCAAACTGGCTTCGCAGACCGCAATCGGATGCGTCGCGCGTTCCTTCGAGCGTTCGGGCAGCCGCCACAGGCTATCCGGCGTAATGCGCGTGGGGATTTGAATACGGCGAATGCGTAGCGTTGGCCACCCGCGGTCAAACACCCCTTGCAGAATGATTATCCCCGAACGTCTGCTTCATTGCGAAGTTCTGATAAATGAATTTGTCTGATTTGAATTTTGGCAGCTCGTCCGATTTTCTAATAGGTCGGCGCAGAAGCAGACCGGCGGCTTTCGACCACATTTGCCACCACGAAGCGCTCATTCAAACATCTCAGATGGGCTGTTTCGAGACGGTGTATTTTCGGACGACAACGTCTTGTAGCCGACATCGCCGCCGGAACCGCTTTCGACCCACATGAGCCGTCTGAGGTTCAGGAAGCTCGATCTGAACGCCGACGTCCAATGGGACCCCAAACGCGCACTACGTATCGAACCCCACCTGAAATCATACTGTAACGAGGCATGACCAAGAGACACCGACGTACGCCAGAAAGGGTGTCGAATGGCTATCTACATACTCGTTGCTGGATCGTGGCACGGTAGTTGGTGTTGGTCGCAGGTCGTGCCGCTGCTTGAGCGAGCCGGACATCGCGTTCTGACACCCGATCTGTGCGACGTGATCTCCGATCAGCACTCGGCGGCAAAACAGCCGCTCCAAGCTTGGGCGGATCAGGTTGCCGCGATTACCGCCGCCCAGAACGAACCGGTCATTCTCGTCGGGCACAGCCGCGCCGGCCTCATCATCAGTGAAGTGGCCGAACGCATACCTCATAAAATCGCCTTACTCGTTTATCTATGCGCTTTTCTTCTCAAGGATGGCCAGACGTTGAATGATATCGTAGAGAAATCGGCCAATGCCGAGGCGTTTAGTAAGGCAATAATATTTGATGATGACGGAAATTGTACAGTCAGCCGCGAAGGCGTCAAAACATTTTTCTACAACGAAACGCCTGAACTTCTAGTGCAGTTCGCGTGCGAACGCCTTGTTCCCGAGACAACCAAGATTTGGTCGACGCCGATCCACGTTACTGAGCCTCACTTCGGGTCGGTCCGACGAGCCTACATCACGTGCGCGAAAGATCAGGCGATCCCGATTGCTCAGCAGCAAGCCATGCAACGAGCCACTCCAGTTTCGCACACCGTCACGTTGGAGAGCGATCACTCGCCGTTCTTTTCTCAGCCGAGCGAATTGGTCGCTGCGCTTGAGCATATTCGGCAAGCAGACTGAGCGCGGAAGAGCTTCTTGCGATGGTAGCAGCGCCCGCTTTTGCAGCAGTGTCTCTCCCATGCCGTTCCGACCGGGTTGGGTCGGTAGGAGGCCGTCCTGTGTGGATGGCTCCCGCATTGCAAGTGGCGAATTGAGCTTCTGACGCGTTGGTCGGGTGCAGTCTTGTGTCCGGCCTGTTGATGCAGTCGTTCATGTTGACTGCTGGCCCTGATGGTATCCGTGAGCTGGGTCCCACTCTGCTTTGCGGGCTATGACGCCCTGGACAGCCGGCGGGGTGTCCCGGCTCCCGGTCTGACCGGTTCGCCATCAACTCTCATCGTCCTCGCAACCTGGAAACGTCTCCTCTACGTGCTGTCAGGCGGCCGTGGCCGCCGGTGCGCGGTAGGTGCCGCCGCGGGTCATGATCGCCCAGGCGACCCGCGCCGTGCGATTGGCCGCCG
This genomic window from Methylobacterium oryzae contains:
- a CDS encoding GlxA family transcriptional regulator; the protein is MQRVGFVVYPGYSMMALAAVPAFEVANLAADAATYDIHFISEHGGPVGTSAGMNVETEAFGETPFDTLIIGGGTFVQPSTPGLVALVQRAAENARRVAAICTGAFVLGEAGLLDGRRVTTHWMHARELQSQFPDCSADTDRIFINDGPIWTSAGMSAGIDLALALIEADLGHAVTKEIAKKLVLYHRRAGGQSQFSTLLDLDAKSDRIQAALTYAKQNLHRPLSVEELAQAAHLSPRQFSRVFHAETGQSPAKAVENLRVEAARVLMERSRHPIDAVADQTGFADRNRMRRAFLRAFGQPPQAIRRNARGDLNTANA
- a CDS encoding sensor histidine kinase, whose translation is MLRKTLAWRHSLVAKLGLMVLLFMAATEGARLLSLDRLEHADALSREMHHRWLERIRVLGSLNHGISDARTAEAEILLGPDLADRPDRLASLQRVSAHLAEVMTRYAALLRRGEDRSELVRLQDLWRAHAAVAERVAALSRDGEADQGILLFNGESKITFDAARDAAFRLTLATEARAEADRGRAAAAIAEAQDWVSDLMLGTLALFFAITVYVWRAISQPLLRLADRMRRLADYETDFALPDEKRPDEIGAMARALAVFRSNTTELLESRKRLAIQSGALSTALQKERALAVEQRNFITTVSHEFRTPLMAIDGNAQRLIATKDRAKPGDIADRAHRIRSAVFRIASLMSGLSRALEDTGGNLRPRMRRFDLAAMLRSLCRYYREIGMSGELVEDMSDASLEIVGDPDLLHLAVSNLLSNGFKYASDSDPVRLRAYPSGAGVEIVVEDEGVGIPRGEIGRIRERYYRASNVGTIPGTGIGLSLVEEIARRHGGRLIIESEEGRGTRAMLALPRDGALSSPEPEHA
- a CDS encoding response regulator transcription factor, whose translation is MPRILCVEDDEETASLVAEALVDLGYTVERASDGEAGLSAIQMSPPDLVLCDVRMPGMNGLDLLEQLAAAAPHLARIPFVFLTALDDRGSEIAARRKGADDYLTKPVDFEMLAVVVEHRLRAGRGGQGQDAFGHLTGREREVLTWASRGKTSAEIALILDLRERTVNFHFDQAMKRLNVVNRTHAVARALSLRLID
- a CDS encoding alpha/beta fold hydrolase, with the protein product MAIYILVAGSWHGSWCWSQVVPLLERAGHRVLTPDLCDVISDQHSAAKQPLQAWADQVAAITAAQNEPVILVGHSRAGLIISEVAERIPHKIALLVYLCAFLLKDGQTLNDIVEKSANAEAFSKAIIFDDDGNCTVSREGVKTFFYNETPELLVQFACERLVPETTKIWSTPIHVTEPHFGSVRRAYITCAKDQAIPIAQQQAMQRATPVSHTVTLESDHSPFFSQPSELVAALEHIRQAD
- a CDS encoding SDR family NAD(P)-dependent oxidoreductase; this translates as MTTQSTKGLAVVTGASAGIGAVYADRLTRRGYDLLLVARNDERLQALADRLTRETGRKVEPFKADLGRKDDLARLEARLREDASITMLVNNAGIGSVASTLQADVETMDAMIQLNITALTRLTYAVAPAFVARGSGTIINISSVVGIAVEMLNGVYSASKSYVLSFGHALQKDLADKGVRVQTVLPGATATEFWDVAGYAAQKTSAITMSAADLVDAALAGLDQGELVTIPGLQDESDWTRWEEDRRAMAAKFGNAKPSARYGLATSNAA
- a CDS encoding alpha/beta fold hydrolase: MMTRRLFSQTLFAGAAAALLPGTAPAQDLPRARSVVLVHGLFADGSCWSEVIPRLQEKGLNVTSVQNPLTTFEEAVASARRVLARQEGPIVLVGHSFSGMIVTEAGIDPKVSALVYVAARAPDAGEDYTALAKTYPTPPASAGIVFDGDEGRLSEAAFLRDFAGDLPADRAKVLFAVQQPFHKALLAGRTTQAAWRSKPSFYAVSTEDRTINPDLERFMAKRMSAKTVELAASHLSLISQAPYVADLILEAAGQPQGRR
- a CDS encoding tautomerase family protein, yielding MPYLQLDVTGPHSVASKKRLAAQMSQTYAEMMSVDIRRISVAIRELGEGGVWRIPEAGGAPVPVSVMMLDIRKGRSAELRMEVAKALCAHCIEILGLHKDRLNVEFTQHSGDEMYHPTLGGYSPEWSPDER